Genomic window (Enoplosus armatus isolate fEnoArm2 chromosome 22, fEnoArm2.hap1, whole genome shotgun sequence):
GGACATGCCAAATGTTTATCATAAAACATGGAGTTTTAGCCCAAGAGGCCAAATGCTTGTATTCATTCTCCAACAAATTGCAGGTTGTACCATTCAGCTGGAACCATACTGCCGTCGACCTCCCACATTGTGTTCTTTCCATTCATCTCTGTGGTGTAGATCACCCAGCGGTGACGTCCTGAACACATTTATGACACAGACAAAGAGTTTATTTACAAAATCACACGTGTCACTCTGAAGCAGGTACAGAATCTTTGTCTGTAACAGACATTGTATAAAAGAGCGACAAAACTGCACCCAAATCTGAACATCCTTTGCAAAATTCTCCTGAAAACAATAGTATTTTTCATGCAAATGTCCTGCTTGTAACTTGAAATCATGCACATTTGGGGAAACTCAACTCACCAAAGAAGTAGTTCTTCTTGTCCTCAAAGTATTTGTTTCCATATTTATCCACACCAACCAGGAGTCCTGTCTTCACATCATTCACCCTGTCAACGAAATGTTGATAGTCAGGGTGACTGCCTGAAGACATATAGTCCACTCTTGTATTGAGGGTCAGCAGTCGGTAAATAAAAAACCTGTGCATGCACTCTGTGAACTAGGTCTGTGCTCAAAAACGtcatcttttctgacatttgccttggcaaaaacaagcagtgtgagtgtgaatttGTCAGTGGTTCCTTAAGTTTGTAAGGTTTCCTCATCTTCAGTGCTACTTTAAATTCTGAGATTTTTTAATGGAGTTTGGCGTAGCGTTCCATTCATACACcagcaaaatgaatgaatcggtataaaacatttcacactgcTGTCATAGAGCTGTTTTACAGGTTTGACATCATTTAACGTTTGCTGGATATTCAGATTCTGTTGGTGGCTGGCTTAAAGTTAGCTAGCTGTCAACATGCTAACTTGGCTCTGATTAGAAAACCAGGGTCACACATCATTGTGAAGCTCTCAGtggttcattattattattaaaactattTGATTAAACTTACCTGAATAACTGAAGTAAAAAACCTCTGACTCCACCATGACCTCCTATTTGCCCCAAAGCCCTTCGGACGAGATGTGCATACTCCGCCATCTTGAGACGGAAGAATTACCGAGACGGACTGTTCTGCATTAAAAACTGGTccgagtacacacacacaccagcctgtTAGTTCCACACATAGATACAAATGTGTATTGTAACAGTAGcacttatataatataaataatattactTGTACCATTAAAACGAAGCATAagcaacaatttaaaaagtataGCTCAATATACCATTTGTCTTTTCCATATCTTTCaatattttactacatttattatattatatatcccAGCCAATTTTGTACAGAAAACAAGCTTATGTGTGTCATTCCAAGTATAAAAATATAGctgaaattaaatacaatacattCTTAACATAGACAAAATGCATAGATTTAAGATGCATAAAAGGTGAAATATTACAATAAATTCCAGCATAATACTTGCCTGGATATTAAAAGTTGTCAAATTACGGAGCAGCAACCTaaaaaactgtgttttctttctataaCGTTTATAATCCTTCACAGCATAACAATGACATGGTGTTGaaagtggaaaatgaaaaagtaaatgtgCAACACTGGATTATTCAGCGGGTTGCTCGAGGCCACTTCAGCAGCAGAGCCGATGTTTCCTGACACAGACTTGAACTCATGCTTTTTAATTAAAGGACAGTCTCTCAACGGGCTACGTCCCTCTACTGCCCAAGAGGGTGGATCTAACACGGTCCAGTGTCACAGCtcagggagatggaggggaaaTGGAGCACAAAGCCACAGTAAAACTCAGAGCTTTGGCATCATGACTCACTCATTAAATATGCTTTATCTCTCAAACCAGTGCTTTGATCGCCTGCACAGAGACCCAGACCATAGTTG
Coding sequences:
- the ndufa12 gene encoding NADH dehydrogenase [ubiquinone] 1 alpha subcomplex subunit 12, yielding MAEYAHLVRRALGQIGGHGGVRGFLLQLFRVNDVKTGLLVGVDKYGNKYFEDKKNYFFGRHRWVIYTTEMNGKNTMWEVDGSMVPAEWHRWLHCMTDDPPTTHPPEPKKFLAEIHQFNVSGSSQQYVPYSTTRKKIHEWVPPKAGAQ